From Cannabis sativa cultivar Pink pepper isolate KNU-18-1 chromosome 8, ASM2916894v1, whole genome shotgun sequence, a single genomic window includes:
- the LOC115699606 gene encoding uncharacterized protein LOC115699606 translates to MAGTTGSDPQKQFLTLIRSFAAEKSQGERRVVGLRKRIEELRSDLEGTNAELEDVKRAKEITEQEIKGYEVELALSETSIQSLKSRVSLIQDEIATVGSDLEALKNNEGALRDEFIRQMFEMNAMIRKFQETVASNFHKECSFGTVAEEGYKLSVKEPNEVTFTCHEDMIAQVISQITKEEEEYRSEQEIQKQTQTEFINCEKKVSLIEVIMKTTRALQDLTRYPNRNA, encoded by the exons ATGGCGGGAACAACTGGCAGTGATCCACAGAAGCAATTTCTTACCCTAATTCGCAGCTTTGCGGCTGAAAAATCACAAGGAG AACGAAGAGTAGTAGGTTTAAGGAAGCGAATCGAGGAGCTTCGATCCGATCTGGAAGGTACAAATGCAGAGCTCGAAGATGTTAAGCGCGCTAAAGAAATCACTGAGCAAGAGATCAAGGGCTATGAAGTTGAATTGGCGTTGAGCGAAACATCAATTCAAAGTCTAaag TCAAGGGTTTCTCTGATTCAAGACGAAATTGCGACCGTTGGATCTGATTTAGAAGCTCTGAAG AACAACGAAGGAGCCTTACG AGATGAGTTTATAAGGCAGATGTTTGAGATGAATGCAATGATAAG GAAGTTTCAAGAGACAGTTGCTAGCAATTTTCATAAAGAGTGCTCCTTTGGAACTGTTGCTG AAGAAGGCTATAAACTTTCAGTGAAGGAGCCTAATGAAGTCACTTTCACATGTCATGAGGACATGATAGCCCAAGTAATTTCTCAGATAACTAAAGAGGAAGAAGAATACCGATCAGAACAAGAAATTCAAAAGCAG ACACAGACGGAGTTCATTAATTGTGAGAAAAAGGTGTCTCTGATTGAGGTCATTATGAAAACAACTCGAGCATTGCAGGACTTGACAAGATATCCTAACAGAAATGCATAG